Proteins from one Amycolatopsis benzoatilytica AK 16/65 genomic window:
- a CDS encoding DUF1501 domain-containing protein — translation MNKLTRRRFLLASGVTAAGALAAGATQVDWTHLMSAAQQTPLDPKDGVLVVVTLYGGNDGLNTVVPASDRAYQSARPELAYRPDEVLDLGEGLGLNPGLKGLKGLWDNKELAIVRGVGYPKPDHSHFRSMAIWQTASPDTPVPTGWLGRWLDASGDDPLRALSVEPVLPPMLAGAQTAAASMPVGGLTVPKGTLGKAFQALGTAQNGEGYWQAKAARSIADLYRAEQVLGAAAHPAKGAHQAKNGHRDGALAAQLDVVAGLIEAGVPTRAYSVSLGGFDTHADERGTQQRLLTELDGALTPFVQRLGRTDRGKQAVVLVYSEFGRRVTANASEGTDHGTAGPVFVLGNGVRGGFHGDEPSLTDLADGDLKETTDFRDVYATMLEQVLGADAGRVLPGHSGRLDGLLA, via the coding sequence ATGAACAAACTGACTCGTCGGCGATTCCTCCTCGCGAGCGGCGTGACGGCCGCCGGAGCGCTCGCGGCCGGTGCCACCCAGGTCGACTGGACGCACCTGATGTCCGCGGCCCAGCAGACCCCGCTCGACCCGAAGGACGGCGTCCTGGTCGTCGTGACGCTGTACGGCGGCAACGACGGCCTCAACACCGTCGTGCCCGCCAGCGACCGCGCCTACCAGAGTGCCCGGCCGGAGCTTGCCTACCGACCGGACGAAGTCCTCGACCTGGGCGAGGGGCTGGGCCTCAACCCCGGTTTGAAGGGGCTGAAAGGGTTGTGGGACAACAAGGAGCTGGCGATTGTGCGGGGCGTCGGCTATCCGAAGCCGGACCACAGCCACTTCCGTTCGATGGCGATCTGGCAGACCGCGTCGCCGGACACCCCGGTGCCGACCGGATGGCTCGGCCGCTGGCTCGACGCTTCGGGCGACGACCCGTTGCGCGCGTTGTCGGTCGAGCCGGTGCTGCCGCCGATGCTGGCCGGTGCCCAGACCGCCGCGGCGTCCATGCCGGTCGGCGGTTTGACGGTGCCGAAAGGCACCCTGGGCAAAGCCTTCCAGGCACTGGGCACCGCGCAGAACGGCGAGGGCTACTGGCAGGCGAAGGCGGCGCGGTCGATCGCGGACCTCTACCGGGCCGAGCAGGTGCTGGGTGCGGCCGCGCATCCGGCCAAGGGTGCACACCAGGCCAAGAACGGTCACCGGGACGGTGCGCTGGCCGCGCAGCTGGACGTCGTCGCCGGGCTGATCGAAGCCGGAGTGCCGACTCGTGCGTATTCGGTGTCGCTGGGCGGTTTCGACACGCACGCCGACGAGCGCGGCACTCAACAGCGCCTGCTGACCGAGCTGGACGGAGCGTTGACGCCGTTCGTGCAGCGGCTCGGCCGCACCGACCGCGGCAAGCAGGCGGTCGTGCTCGTCTACTCGGAATTCGGCCGCCGGGTCACCGCCAACGCCAGCGAGGGCACCGACCACGGCACCGCCGGACCGGTTTTCGTGCTCGGCAACGGGGTGCGCGGCGGCTTCCACGGCGACGAGCCGAGCCTGACCGACCTGGCCGACGGCGATCTGAAGGAAACCACCGATTTCCGCGACGTCTACGCGACGATGCTGGAGCAGGTCCTCGGTGCCGACGCCGGCCGGGTCCTGCCCGGCCACTCCGGCCGCCTCGACGGTCTACTCGCCTGA
- a CDS encoding DUF1800 domain-containing protein: MAVISERAAVRRLHDRLGFGPRPGDLDAGFAATTARLLSAGPDAGAQATPMPDVGAPPQRPAKADKTAKAQAAQQLQAQASHAALWWLDRMAAADLPVVERLTWFWHGHFATSEQKVRSPRLMLTQNQTLRTLGMGSFTQLAHAMITDPAMLLWLDGNSNKAGKPNENLAREFMELFTLGVGNYSETDVREAARALTGWTATRENPAARLTARRHDTTPKTILGQTANFDAPSFVDLVLSRPSSAPFVVGRLWFRLVSATPPTADALARMVAAYGPSRDIRSLLTALVKEDAFHDSATSLVKQPVEWLAGLLRALRVRPSAMDAKTGKQLLTGLRGMGQLPFEPPSVGGWAAGGAWLTTSAGLARLHLAQLVAQHADLGSVAKAQDKPAAIGDLLGVDGWSDRTRACLGGVANDPRQLAAIAACAPEYVVSG, translated from the coding sequence ATGGCGGTCATTTCCGAGCGCGCGGCGGTGCGGCGTCTGCACGATCGGCTGGGGTTCGGTCCTCGGCCGGGAGATCTCGACGCCGGGTTCGCCGCGACCACGGCCCGGCTGCTGTCCGCCGGGCCGGACGCGGGTGCCCAGGCGACGCCGATGCCGGACGTCGGCGCACCGCCGCAGCGGCCCGCGAAGGCGGACAAAACAGCGAAAGCCCAAGCCGCGCAGCAACTTCAAGCGCAGGCTTCGCACGCCGCGCTCTGGTGGCTGGACCGGATGGCGGCCGCCGACCTGCCCGTGGTCGAGCGGCTGACCTGGTTCTGGCACGGGCACTTCGCGACCAGCGAGCAAAAGGTGCGCAGCCCGCGGCTGATGCTCACGCAGAACCAGACCTTGCGCACGCTCGGCATGGGCAGCTTCACCCAGCTGGCGCACGCGATGATCACCGACCCGGCGATGCTGCTGTGGCTGGACGGCAACAGCAACAAAGCCGGCAAGCCGAACGAAAACCTGGCGCGCGAGTTCATGGAGCTGTTCACCCTCGGCGTAGGGAACTACAGCGAGACCGACGTCCGGGAAGCCGCGCGCGCCCTCACCGGATGGACCGCGACCCGCGAGAACCCCGCAGCTCGCCTGACGGCCCGCCGGCACGACACGACCCCGAAGACCATCCTCGGCCAGACCGCGAACTTCGATGCGCCCTCGTTCGTCGACCTCGTGCTGTCCCGGCCCTCCTCGGCTCCGTTCGTGGTCGGCCGGCTCTGGTTCCGGCTCGTCTCGGCGACCCCGCCGACCGCGGACGCGCTGGCCCGGATGGTCGCCGCCTACGGCCCCAGCCGCGACATCCGGTCTCTGCTGACCGCGCTGGTCAAGGAGGACGCGTTCCACGACTCGGCGACGTCCCTGGTCAAGCAGCCGGTGGAATGGCTGGCCGGACTGCTGCGCGCGCTGCGGGTGCGGCCGTCGGCGATGGACGCCAAGACCGGGAAACAGCTGCTGACCGGGCTGCGGGGGATGGGCCAACTGCCGTTCGAGCCGCCGAGCGTGGGCGGCTGGGCGGCCGGCGGCGCTTGGCTGACGACGTCGGCCGGGCTGGCCCGGCTGCACCTGGCGCAGCTGGTCGCCCAGCACGCCGACCTCGGCTCGGTGGCGAAAGCGCAGGACAAGCCTGCCGCGATCGGCGACCTGCTGGGCGTCGACGGATGGTCCGACCGGACCCGCGCCTGCCTCGGCGGCGTCGCGAACGATCCCCGGCAGCTGGCGGCTATCGCCGCGTGCGCGCCCGAGTACGTCGTGAGTGGGTAG
- a CDS encoding GNAT family N-acetyltransferase, which yields MTGRSEILRTARLRLTTWLPEDLDDLAALHADEAVMRQMASGPQDRTATRVRLAEFIAEHRQRGWSKWRVAGEGGFLGRAGFGVAHRTGHRELGYVLARTAWGKGLATELARALRRWHEEHPEPGLAAELRAYVLPGNPASSRVLEKAGFRAVGETDGQLVFTSGGTGR from the coding sequence GTGACCGGTCGCTCGGAAATCCTGCGTACCGCCCGGCTCCGGCTGACCACGTGGCTTCCGGAGGACCTCGACGACCTCGCCGCGCTGCACGCCGACGAGGCGGTGATGCGGCAGATGGCGAGCGGACCGCAGGACCGCACCGCGACGCGGGTCCGGCTGGCGGAGTTCATCGCCGAGCACCGTCAGCGGGGCTGGTCGAAGTGGCGAGTAGCGGGCGAAGGCGGATTCCTCGGGCGCGCCGGATTCGGGGTCGCGCACCGCACCGGGCACCGGGAGCTCGGCTATGTCCTGGCCCGCACGGCGTGGGGCAAGGGGTTGGCGACGGAACTGGCTCGGGCATTGCGGCGATGGCACGAGGAACATCCAGAGCCCGGTCTGGCGGCCGAACTGCGCGCGTACGTGCTGCCCGGGAACCCGGCCAGCTCAAGGGTGCTGGAAAAGGCCGGGTTCCGGGCCGTCGGGGAGACCGACGGTCAGCTGGTGTTCACCTCCGGCGGGACGGGCAGGTAG
- a CDS encoding AurF N-oxygenase family protein, with translation MTADVQHAPEAAPSGRHETAQRLLDSSATLSYDPATEVDWETPLDKDFHGASPEWSTLYGTRYWAEMTPEQQKELTRQEAASVASTGIWFEMILQQMVLRDFYAKDPTDPAFQWALTEIADECRHSIMFARGAAKLGAPPYRPRKLAVELGRVFKATASGEAAYAAILVAEEVLDVMQRDWMRDERVVPFVRTINNIHVVEESRHMKFARDETRKQLEGAGFVRRHINALVIAIASYFIVSSMVNRDVYQHAGLDSERALREAKANEHHKSMMRSSCAGLMEFLGSCGLLTKPALVFYKRANLI, from the coding sequence ATGACCGCCGACGTGCAGCACGCACCGGAAGCAGCCCCGTCCGGCCGGCACGAGACCGCGCAGCGGCTGCTCGATTCCTCCGCGACGCTCTCCTACGACCCGGCCACCGAAGTGGACTGGGAAACCCCGCTGGACAAGGACTTCCACGGGGCCAGCCCGGAGTGGAGCACGCTCTACGGCACCCGTTACTGGGCCGAGATGACCCCGGAGCAGCAGAAGGAACTGACCCGCCAGGAGGCGGCGTCGGTGGCGAGCACCGGCATCTGGTTCGAGATGATCCTCCAGCAGATGGTGCTGCGCGATTTCTACGCGAAGGACCCGACCGACCCGGCGTTCCAGTGGGCGCTGACCGAGATCGCCGACGAATGCCGGCACTCGATCATGTTCGCCCGCGGCGCCGCGAAGCTCGGCGCTCCCCCGTACCGTCCGCGCAAGCTCGCCGTCGAACTCGGCCGGGTCTTCAAGGCCACTGCCAGCGGCGAAGCGGCGTACGCGGCGATTCTGGTGGCCGAAGAGGTCCTCGATGTGATGCAGCGCGACTGGATGCGCGACGAGCGCGTGGTCCCGTTCGTCCGGACCATCAACAACATCCACGTGGTCGAAGAGTCGCGGCACATGAAGTTCGCCCGCGACGAGACGCGTAAGCAGTTGGAGGGCGCCGGTTTCGTCCGCCGCCACATCAACGCGCTGGTGATCGCCATCGCGTCGTACTTCATCGTCAGCAGCATGGTCAACCGCGACGTGTACCAGCACGCCGGGCTCGACTCCGAGCGCGCGCTGCGCGAGGCGAAGGCCAACGAGCACCACAAGTCGATGATGCGGTCGAGCTGTGCCGGGCTGATGGAGTTCCTCGGCTCGTGCGGGCTGCTGACCAAGCCGGCACTGGTGTTCTACAAGCGAGCGAACCTGATCTGA